The Hydra vulgaris chromosome 11, alternate assembly HydraT2T_AEP genome contains a region encoding:
- the LOC136086949 gene encoding uncharacterized protein LOC136086949 produces the protein MKKKKEKNFEIRDSLGINTYYAIIDKLHSELERRKLCYDEANKKFNFLFQIIKLSPSEVYKKAEILQSIYKNDLSSSFANECVQFRSYLMSLTESVRPKTIIDIYKMIRTEKLQELFPYVDIALRIYLCCPTSNCSAERSFSALKRIKSYLRSRMTGDRLNRLAILSIESALTIDMNFNDIINTFAKQNSHRKL, from the coding sequence atgaaaaaaaagaaggaaaaaaattttgaaattcgaGACTCTTTAGGAATTAACACATATTATGCTATTATTGATAAACTTCATTCTGAGCTAGAAAGAAGAAAATTGTGCTATGATGaagccaataaaaaatttaactttttatttcaaataataaaattatcgCCATCAGAAGTTTACAAAAAAGCAGAAATACttcaaagtatatataaaaatgatctttCATCTTCATTTGCTAACGAGTGTGTACAATTTAGAAGttatttaatgagtttaactgaAAGCGTAAGACCTAAAACtataatagatatttataaaatgatcagAACTGAAAAACTTCAAGAGCTGTTTCCTTACGTAGATATAGCATTAAGAATATATCTATGTTGTCCAACGTCCAATTGTTCAGCCGAGAGATCATTTTCAGCATTAAAGAGGATTAAATCTTATTTGAGGTCACGAATGACAGGTGATCGTCTTAATAGGTTAGCAATTCTATCTATAGAATCTGCACTTACCATAGATATGAACTTCAATGacataataaatacatttgcaaaacaaaactcgcatagaaaattataa